Proteins co-encoded in one Dryobates pubescens isolate bDryPub1 chromosome 4, bDryPub1.pri, whole genome shotgun sequence genomic window:
- the LOC104299900 gene encoding anterior gradient protein 2 homolog, with amino-acid sequence MEKSYMSVFLLLIVISCALAKDAGKKETKETAAKPKLPQTLSRGWGDQLIWTQTYEEALFRAKHSNKPLMIIHHLEDCPHSQALKKAFAEHKDIQKLAEKFILLNLVYETTDKNLAPDGQYVPRILFIDPSLTVRADITGRYSNRLYAYEPSDISLCK; translated from the exons ATGGAGAAGAGTTACATGTCCGTGTTCTTGCTGCTCATTGTGATCTCCTGTGCTCTGGCAAAGGATGCAGGCAAGAAGGAGACAAAGGAAACTGCGGCTAAGCCAAAACTGCCTCAGACACTCTCCAGAG GCTGGGGAGACCAGCTCATCTGGACACAGACCTACGAGGAAGCCCTTTTCCGTGCCAAGCACAG CAACAAACCCCTGATGATCATCCATCACCTGGAAGACTGCCCACACAGCCAAG CCCTCAAGAAGGCCTTTGCTGAACATAAAGATATACAGAAACTGGCTGAAAAATTCATTCTCCTGAACCTTGTG TATGAAACCACAGACAAGAATCTTGCTCCTGACGGCCAGTATGTCCCTCGGATTTTGTTTATAG aTCCTTCCCTGACTGTGAGAGCAGATATTACTGGAAGATACTCAAACCGTCTCTATGCATATGAGCCCTCTGACATTTCACTGTGTAAGTAG